The DNA segment GAACAATGTCTAGGCACTGCACAGCTCTCTGGATCCCTTTCTCTGAACTGAAGACATTGGCTTTAATCCAGCCTCATATGCACATAAATAAGATGCTAATGTGTGACTAGTTGCACAAGAACACAGATGGGGATGGGCAGAATATGCATTCTATTCAAAGTAATACGTTATGGATAGACTGCATCCTCCTAGCTTGGCTGCGTATCTGATTACAGATCTGATTTATTCCTATGGTGTCCAaaccaggaagtggattgggcaaGTCTGTTTATACACGAGTCTCTATAGCTGGTTTAAGGGGACTGGCAACTATTTTACTTTGACAGACTGTCCTGGTCCACAGTAAGTCAAGCTATGGTTTACCCTGAGTGAGCAAATGTGCTGGTGCACCGTGCTAAAATTGTGCCCTGCTCCTCCCTTTCCTAAGCTGAGCAGAAGTAAACCAGAGTGCTGACTttgcattacatgtgaaccagcaCTCATACTTTGTTTGCCTTCCTTTCATGGTTTGTATGAAGCGGGGGGAAAGCATGAACTCTGGTTCACACGTAATTTAAAAGCAATCTGGTTTATCTCTGTCCAGCTTGGGAAAGGGAAGTGTGTGGCAGGCATAATTTTAGCAGTGTGCACCAGCATGCTTGTTCGCTCACAGTAATCCATAGTCTGGCTCACCAGGCCATAATTAGCCTGCACTAATGTGTTTGAATCAGCTTGGTATAGATGTTCTGAGATACTGCCAGTTCTGTGGGAAACCCTGTTCTACAATTAGCATAAGTGGCCACTGGATGTCACTGTGCTGCCATGCAAGAATGGTACCTGACCCTTTTCATGTTCTAGGATGGTGGCTTTCTTCTTTTAGTTGATGTTTATCTCTGGCTTTGATGTTCAGCTCATCTGCAGTGGCTTAATCTTATTTTGAAGACATTTTCTTACAGTCTTCTTTTTGACAAATGAAAAGGCAGAGGTTTCAAGAGGATAAACAACTTCTAAAGTTTGCCTTGTGGCTACGCTTGAAAAGTATAGCAGCAGCAAGTTGACACAGCTGGTAAAGTCATGAACTCTCATGGACATAATATGTCCTCATTGGACATCAGGACCCCTGCCTCTATGTGAATAATTAATTTTGCTTACAGGCATTGGGCCCTAATGTGGCACATTCTGTATGCATCTGTGCTGGTACAGCAAATCTTAGGAAATGGCCCACAAAACCAGAATCTGTGTTGCAGAATCAAGGAGTCACCACCACCTCTGTCATCGTCATCAtcaggacttgcaacaaaatgttgctgtgtggaGCATTTCACTTCAGTGTGACAGCCACACTGTCTTTctggaaatacacacacacacaccaatttttTCAGTCCAACCCCCAACAGACCCTCAGCATTCTGTGGAAACGGCATGCTCggttctcattgggctgtttgggaTTTTCTTTTTAGGGGGTTGGCCTCCTTAGGATTTTTTCTTAAATAGTTGTTCTGCTTCACCCAGCCTTGGTGTTCCTCCAAGcattgtttctcagtggccacaTTTGGGTGGTCTAGCCATAATAACTCAGCAAACTCAAGTGCTATTAGTGTATATGATGATGATCAGGTCCTGGCCCAGGGTCCTGGAggccctgaggggcctctccttagggtgggagggtggaccTCCTACtatgcaatctgtggcagcagtGAGTCATGTGAACCACCAAGGATTGCAGAGTAGGAGCTCCTAGGTCCCCGTGCCCCGCCTACCTCCTGCATCAGTGCACACAGCTCTCActctgcatgcacatgcctgccatcacccaggaTGGCAATGGGGCATCCCTAAGGTGTTGATGACCCGCTGccaccttgggtgatggcaggtgtgcgcaTACAGCGTGTGGGGTGTGCACACTGATgtgggaggtaggtgggatggGGGTCCTATTTAAGGCCCCCACAGCCTGCATCGGGAGGGAGCATTATGGCGCTGCATGCCTGCGGCAGGCTGGTGCCAACCCTGgtgataatttattattattacgtcATCCATCTCTATGGTGTTTTAGAAAGTGACATGCCAACAACAAAGACAGGCCCTGGCCTGAGGAGCTTGCAGTCTGAATGTTGGCTCTGAATGTGTGcacggggagggaggggtgataaGCAAGAGTACCAAGAATGTATATCAGCAGCTATGGTCACACATAACCACTTCAACTGCATATTCTTTGGTTTCATGGTTACATATAATTACAAGATCTCTCTCCTCCCACACGTGTTACTTCCCCCGCCTTAGTTTCAGGAGCATGGGCGAGGGTGCACAAGATGAGACCCCCCTTTTGATGTCTTCCCAAGGGCTAAGTGATATCTGGACATGCCCTGTCCCTGAGAGATGGTACCTAAGACCACCCGGTGAATTCATGGTCAAGCCGAAGTTTGGACCTGAGATGCCCTTAAACACCATTGCACTTCCACCAAGCACTTCAGATACTTCTTTTCCTCTGATATGCACTTCAGAGGTCCACTGCAGCTTTTCGCTCTTTCATTTCCTATGCTCGCTATTTgcctacagtgtgtgtgtgtggggttatTTAGTCATTAAACTATGTGTGTACTAGGGACTTTAGTCCCTGCAAGCTTCGCATGCCAGCCCCAGTCCCGAATTCCAGGAATGCCAAATCCCCCACACCAACCCTCCCAGGCACTGCcagactccccctccccttagacctggcCAAGCCCCCCACCCTGCCACAGGTTATGAAGTCTCCTcccccctttagaccttctcacatgaggaggagggaagcagaggagggaggcAGCCAGCCAGTGAGAAGCACAGGGACAGCTGCCCCGACCTGGCCTGACTGTTCCTCCATGGCTTGCCCAGCTGCTGCTACCTCAGTCGTTTGCCTGCTATGCCTGCTGCACACCATGGCCCCACATCGCTCCGGCCCCACCACCCGCTTGCCCCCCCTCCGCCATGCATAGCCTGCATGCTACCATGGATGGTTGCCTGTGGTGGCAGTGTGGTCTGCATGATGGCAGCCTAAGAAAAATATAGATACAGGAAGATATACTGTTTTCCCAAAAAGTTCAAAGCAATTTGCAATAACAAAAGTCCAGTATAAAGCCACCAATATATGAACATTATTATATTGGTAATGTTTCCCAGAAGGGAAACACAAGGCTTGTGGGACAGCCCACAAGGCTGCAatgttttattgaaggagttGGCAGCTGCAAGTAAAATGTCAGTGCCTCTGGCCATGGGGTCTTGTCTGCCATACCTGGTTCCCAAGGGCACTGAGAGAGACCCACAGGAAGCAGAATAATTGTATGTGCTTGCTGTTAgtaatgaatgaatgtttattttgGTCCATGACCAGCAAGTTGCTGTTAGTAAGGAGAGCTCCTTCTGAAATGCCGAACATTAGATTTTGAGCACTAGGTGTGCCCATGGCTGTAATTTTTAGATGTATAAAAGTTTTGAATGCATAAAATGGCAATCTTTCAGAGTTAGATGTCTTTAGGTTTCTTTTATTGCCTAACTGTGCATTGGATTGTGACCTAAACGTCGGGCACTTCCACACTCAGTGTTTTAATATGGAACTCCTAGTTTTTGCCCTGTGAAAATTGGTGTGACTGATGATCAGGGGCTGGATCTGCTGAAGTATGGAAACTTTATGTAGTTTACAGTGGGAGAACAATGAGCAGGCGGAGTGGGGGAAAAAACCTATTGGAGAGAAGAAAATGTGCTGAATATAGAAGCAATCATGAGAAACCATGAAAGTGCTACATATTATTGGTGTGTAAAGTAGAGGTGGGAGCAGGGCTGTGCTTTTAGCTGTACTCCTGGtgatgcatccctttctctctgcccCCACAACTGCATGTTGACCATAGCTGTGTGAGAAGAAAGCCCAACATGTGAGCTCTGCCCAATCAGGTGGCCCAGTTGTGTGATGCCCCTATTCATGATTAGGAGCTCACCCGCTGGACTTTCTTCTTATGCAACCATGGACAATACACAATACAGCGGAGGGGGAGGAATAGGCAGCTTTGGGGTCAGGGCTTGAAGCACAGCTCACTTCCCCTCTCCACACGCTTATGCCCTATAACAGGGTTTCCCAAActttggtccatggaccaccagtgtcCCACGAGCTTCAGGTGGTCCGCAATGtctctggatttgtggttgaagatgggagatggcgcatccatcacatgaaatattcaaatattcatattgattttaattgtattttattgtgtcttttatttcttacattgtattacaaagaaatataagaaatacaagactcaataaaaatacaattaaaaatcatcctgCATcctgcacagcacattacaattgctacaacaggaaaGGAAATTATGAAgcagtccaccaagaccctcaccaattttcaggtggtccatggggggaaaagtttgggttCCACTGCACTAGATGTACATAATGCATGAATAGGCCGAAAGAAACAACTCCATGCACCAGGGTGCTCTTGTTTTATGTGGATTAACAACAAATGTGTCCTCTCCAAATCCACTGTGAGCTTTTGCCATATTTCAGCCTGCATACCTCTTGAATTTAACATTTGTGTATGTGCACCCATACACAGGTTTTGGATGTTGTGGCAGGACTGTGCTTTGAAAGAGCGTGaatttaaattaatgggactgGTTTTCATGTTCTGGATCTGAAAACCTTTGAAGGAATGAACTGTGAGGAAAGAAAGCTGCTGCTTAATTCTGCGGGTGGAAGAGAAAGCGTGCTTTTCTTTTCAAGACTGTCCCACCAAGTAGAATGTTTCATAGCTAAATACAAAGATGGCTTGTCTCCAGGTAGAAGGTGTCACAAATATGGGTCTTTCTCAACAAAGGTCCTTAGAGTTAATGCTAGGATAGGGCTCTGTTACCTATGTAGTGGGAGGTGCAGCATCTTTGATCATAATGCTTCATATACCTCCTGGTGTTCTAAGGTCTATTCCACACATCACAAGGCAGCAAAGAAGAGTTTGCCACCAACTGTGTGCTGGTACTCAACATGTGGGTGCAGCCAATCTTGGCTCTTTGAATGTTTGAATGCACAATGTTTGATACATGTATTTGTCCCCTTTGCATTTTCTGATACTGCATTTTCAGATAcacacttaaaaacatatttagtgGACATCTGAAAATTAGTGTATGAAATGGACCTAATTGAAAACAAGGGAGCCTTTTCCGCTATGGACAAGGTGTATATATCTGTGGACGGGAAAGGTGTATAAATGCCATGGTTCACCTTGGCAGTTTGTTTTTCTCAATCAGTgcaattttcttttcatttttgaatTGAAATGCGCTTATCCTTTGACATTGGGACAACAGTTCCTGCATAATCAATGGGGAAGGGTTGTCATAGGTCAGTGGTAAAGCattcactttgcatgcagaaaatccagggttcagtccctggcatcttcagatagggctgggaaagaatccctgtctgaaaccttggatagccactgccagttagtatagagaatactgaactagatagaccgtTGTTCTGACTTGGGTTAAGGTGGCTTCCTTGGtccaaggcagcttcttatattccAATCATCTCACTTGCTGATGCCACTGTAAAAATAAACCATCACCCATCCTTCATTTCTAGAGAGCAGCATGGAAGTGTTTTGCAGCCTTCAGTGAAGGATAACAGCGGGAGCCATGGCTCTCCGATCAGTGGGAAGTTGGAGGGCATCTTCTTTAGCTGCAACACTGAATtcaacactggaaagcccccgcAAGATTCACCCTATGGAAGATACAGGTTTGAGATAGCAGCAGAAAAACTTTTCAACCCAAATACTAACTTGTACTTTGGGGACTTCTACTGCATGTACACTGCCTACCACTACGTCATCCTCGTTCTTGCACCTGTCGGGTCACCGGGAGACGAATTCTGTAAGCAGCGCCTCCCCCAGCTGAACTTGCAGGATAATAAATTTCTGACCTGCACTGAAGAAGATGGGGTAATGATTTACCACCACGCACAGGATGTAATCTTGGAAGTGATTTACACTGACCCTGTGGATCTCTCCCTCGGCACAGTTGCAGAAATTACTGGTCATCAGCTAATGAGCTTGTCGACTGCCAATGCTAAGAAAGATCCCAGCTGCAAGACGTGTAACATCAGTGTTGGACGTTAATTCagtctctcccctcttccttaggAGCCTTCTCTGTTGTCTATTCCCATTGTCAGCCGTTTTCATCAGACGCATGCATAATGCCGTTCTTACCAAAAGCAAACATGATCAAATTCTTCAATAGTATTCTTCAAGCAGAGCTAaatgatgcagccagcacaaGGCAGTCCCCCAAAGTAGCATCCTGTGTCCAAGTTTTTTCCTTCTCCACTATAATGTTTAGGGCAGGCACACTGACCTGCCAATGTTGTGATGTTGTCATGTTTCTGTGGTCTCCTGTCCACATTCAACATagttggctgctggtggtggggaaCACATAACATGATGGCATATTACAATACAGGTAAATGTGCGGGGAGAGGGACCATTCAACCTGGGCATGATGTTACTGGTGGCAGTGCTGTATCAAGGATAGCATATAGCTCTGCCCTTAGTATTCCTTCCCACTTTCCTTCCTTTCTGGTCCACCAGTGCTTTCAATTGTTAGAAATCTTGGTTTTCTTTCTAGCAACCATTTATATATCTAGATGCTGCAATTGGTGTTCAGTtttctttcttcccccctcctccctcttcatATTGCCAAATGTAACAAATCTATATAAACAAGCTTtagcaaaataataatacaaaaactACTGGCTTCTAaatgttgttttaaatatgtgttcatTTTAATCTACTGAACAACTTAACTGAGATAtctccaaacagcatgaaaggatgTAATTGCAGCATGACTTAACTCTTGCAGCCTAGAAAAATGTCAGCACTTCCAATGTGTTGTTTGACAGTGTTATTTATATTAGCTAACAAGAAGCAAAAAAAAGCCACCTGTGTTTCAACATAATAaatagaaaaatattttatttgtactGTTGTATAAAATATTATACAATCATATAGAATATATAGATTACATTTTAATAGCAACTGTATACATATGTCATGAAACCATTTTTTTTCCTTATCAAATATGTAGTTTGTAAACTTCAAATTCTTGTGTATCTGTTCATGTTGCTCTTACATGACttttaattaaaaacagatttatcaAGGAGACCATTCTGATTCATAAAAGTCGTAAGCGATCGAGCCAATTACATTGAAACATCAAACATCGTTAAAAAAAAGAGTCCACTTAGGTTAGCAGTGTGACACGATGCCGTCAGATtcttttgaaagtttttttttccaaaaatcaTGCTTCAACATTACATATAGCAGAAATACAAAAACAGGTTTGGTGGATAATAATCGGCTTCATAAAATGAGTAACTTTTTGCTATAgtaacagagaagcagaagagctGAGGTACAATCTTTTGTCTTCAGCTCTGTTTGCACAGAGGGGATTCCTACAGGCTTCTGGTAAAGCTTCCCACTGCTGGTCCTCACAGTTCACCCCCCCCCGACCCAAACTGCTTGTGACCTTAACTGCACAGTTCTGCCATAGATGatcatccccaccccaccccatgctgGCAGCTTATTAAAGGAAAACCTGGCATCCAAAGGCAGAACTATGCTGTTAAGCTCATGTTTAGTTGAGCCCCAAATTAGGAGCAATGCACCATGAATGACTGGATCCCCCTCCCGGTTATGTATGCAGTGCTGGAAGACTAAGGATTATGCCCTCGGTTTTCATGTCCTTAATACAAaatgacaaaacaaaaaacactaaagacaaTACATATCTCCATCTGGAATTCTTTCTTGGAACTTCTTTGCCATTAAGCCTGTATTTGCTAGTGAGCAATGCAAGCTTGCTGATGGTCCATCTCCCACTGATTTCATGCACCCCTCATAAGTGATCTATTGCAAATGTCTCTTCATTATAAAGGTGTGTTAAACAGCAAGATGGGAGATATATCCATGTATATATCATAGTAAACCAAAAAAGAAGCCCAGCCTCCTTCAGTTTATTACCATGACACTTAGACTAAATATTCTGCATACATTGATCTATCCAAAATATCATGATGCAATAAACTATTATCACTATTTTAATAAATTATCTTGGCAATCATCACACAGGAAATGTTAAGGTTCTACAAAGTGCATGCTTTCAAACAAGCTTTGGTTGTCAGAAAAAAAAGCAAAATTTTATAGCATTGGGCTAAGGAAAAGTGCTACAGAAACAAGAATTGGCATGTGCCGTCATTGACTTTGCTTCATTTTGTTTTAGTTTGGTTACTATCAACCAATGTATCCTTGCCATTTTCCACAAGAGGATAGAGTAGGTTTACATTGCCTTGTAGTTTTACTAGCTGCTCTTTTCTGTCTTAAATATTTTCCCCCTAAAAACCAGATTTAGCATTTTCCTTTTCTCCCTGAAAAGATgttatattttcaaaataaaattatttttacagCTTTGTTCTAACATTACCTAAAGCTATTTTGCTTAGCTCTGTGAGTTAAGGGCTCAGGCTGTGGATAACCTCTTCCTGGCTCCAGCAACATGCTGCAGGCATCTGTAGCTAGTGCTTCTGAAAGGGCACCAGAACTACAGTAAGCATTATAATTAGAGAGGAGGAGTGGCATGGTAATAGCCAGTTTCACAATATAATTGGTGCACCGGTCCTACCAATCTTACGACTTCATTTGGAGTGGCACAAATTCTGGGTGCATCTTGTAGGGGGGAGAATAAGAGTGATGGACACACTTGCAGGGTTACTTGCCTAACATTACTGATCTTACTGAGGAATCCCCCAATAAGCTTCGAAAAAACCACCCCAGCATTCCTTGAAACCCACAGCTTTAGCGCATGTATACTCAACATCACAACTAGTGAAGAGCATTGTGGCTGTTCAGGCAGCAGGCAGCCACCACTCCTGTCTGCAACACCAGAGAGAGTGGTAGCCTCTCCCACTCTGAGTTTTGTAGTGGCATGTAGAAAACCCTCCACTAATGTTATCCAAAGGCCTCAATGAATTCCAGCTCAAGAACTGGCTTGATGCAGCAAGCATTATATTCTCAGTGGACACAGTAATTCCTTGGAAAGCACGATGCTCTAGAAATGGGATAATGGGCCACACGCACCATGGGCCAAATGCCATTGGCCAGGCTGTGTGAGTTTGCCAAAATGGGGTATTGATTTAAAATTACAGCAGTAAAATAGGGCCATGTCCAATGTTACCTGTAAACAGCATGGATCATCATACCTGTGTCTTAAGATATGCTACGGTCTTTGCTTCCGAATAATTGAAACAATGTGTGCTCATAATGAATGCATAAAGACGATAAAATGGGACTCACTCACAAAAACACAGAGGAAAGTAGTTTCGACTCAACACTTGAAACTATTCAAAAGATTCGACTGTTGGGCAATGCACAGAGTAGCCCTGCCTCTGGTAACTATTTTCTTCAACAGGCAGGAGCTCCCTGGTATTTTGCATTCCAAAGCTCACGTCAGAGATAAAGTTTGAAAAAATTAATTGGCCAACTCCTTTGCCATAAGTGCTCATAAGCAGGGTGTGGAAACCCTGTCATCAGTACAACAGTTCACCTCTCTACCTATTAAAatccatgttttttttaaaagatctttagGTGGGATAGAAGGCCACCCTCAGAGAAGGACCTCTGCCCATGCAAGCCTCCTACCTGGAAAGGTCAGCGCTGGTgtttctccaacactggatgtCTGAAAGGGCAAAAGGGGAAAATGCCAGAGCGTAGTAGATGAGGTGGTGGATCTGCGGGATCTAAAGCCCTGAAATGCCCCCTTGAATGGGGAGGAGTGGAAACAGCAGTTCTGGAGCTGCCATGATTTTCCTCCCACTGGGAGCAATGAAAGGATGAAGTTTCAGAAAAGGCAAATGACTTCCGAAGACCAAGtgcaggactgtagctcagtggctgagcatctgttttgcatgcagaaggtcccaggttcagtccccggcatctccagatacggCCGGGAGACAACCCTCACTGAAttgccagagagctgctgccagtcagtatagctAATGCAGAGCAGGGTGAatgaatggtctgattcagtataaggcagtctcCTACATAACCAAAAACCAGCTGTGTGTCCTCACCTTTGCCCAGCCAGCATGAACCAATGGGCTTACGAAAAGGTGGTTCGTCTGCCTCagtttctccctctcccttccccacagGATTGTTCTGCCCATCAGAAACACATTAATCTAAAGAGATTTGGAGCTGGAAACAGAGGTGAGTCTAATTTTAAAATAGAACAGAAGCCAGAACAGTCCATTATACTATCACTTTTTAAATAAGTGACTATTAATGGGTATGAATATAGTTAGATAGAGACAGCAAGATCTTAAAAGCCTGGGTCTGAAGATTCAAGCTGACACACTAAAGCCCAAAGCAAACCTCATGGTGTTTGGAGTCATCCCTAAAACAGCAAATGAGCATGTGCTCTACTGCAGCTGATTCTCTCCCCATCTCGGCATCATTCATTACTCTCACAAACCTGGATGGCATTCTGTTAGTAAAATAAAGAAGAGTCAAGCCAGCTCATTACGTCATTACTCCTATTAATAAAGGGCTGTGTGTGTCCTGCACGCAGAGAAGCTGGCCCCAAAATGGAACCTGGGGTAGGCCTCAGGTGGGACTCTGCAGCtagaggggacaaaccttacaggatgtttttaaaataccCCTTCCAAACCCATGGAGGGCTGAAGGCTGCACGTAGATGTTGCCCTGTACTGCTATGGAGCCCTGGCAACCACGAACAGGCCACAGGCACATTTCTTTCAGCTGGCTGGCACTGGCCGCTACACTGAAGGGAAGCAAAGTGGGCTGCCACTTACTTCCCTTTAGTCTGGGGCCTAACACTGAAGAGAAATTGGGCTCTCCCCGAAGGACCCGTTTTCTCCCTTGAGAGGATTCCCTCCCCTGCACAGCCAGGAACGCAAGCGCCATCTTTCTGGGGCCACCCACTTCTTTCCCACCACTGTTCGGTCTCCACAAAGGCGCAGTCAAAGAGATGAAAGCGGGCAAGAGTGGCTCTGGGTGAGGAGCAGCAAGAAGGAACAATGTGAGTTGGAGGCAAGCAGATGGGCTGATGGGAAGGAGGGAGCTTCAAGCCTAATCCGACCCCCTGAAGGACCCTTTAACTAAAGGGGGAACTGCTCCTTCACAGTTTCGAGGACCATGATGGGGGTGGGATGGTGCTCTCCCTGCGTATTGGCTTTGGGGGCAATAGAAAGCAGCAAgcatcacacacatgcacacccttagtccccaccccacccaagctGTCGTGAGAGCTAGGCAGCGACCATCACAGCCCTTTGGCTTGAAGTGGGCATCTGCCAACTCAGCTATACTTAGAACCAGCTCCTTAACGCCAAAAATCATGGctgggtggtggggagagaagaggaggtaCAATGAGGAAAGGTGGTCCTCCTCTTTCCCCTGCTTTTCTTCTCTCATTCTGCAACTTTCCACATAGTGCACTTCAAAGAGAAACCTGGTCTTCCCTGGCAAGCCAGGTACCCACACCTAGCtggcttcctccctccctccctggccaAAAGTATGTAGTGTTGTGCAAATTCAGGAAGCTGGCAAGCCATCCTCCAAAGCCTAAGTCAGTCTCCTGCCTTCAGCAGAGATAGGATTCCAATAAGCATATTTCAATTGAGGAGAGCCTGTCTCTTCAAAAGCAGTCCAATAAGAAGGAACAACCAAGCGCAGCTCGCTCGTTCTCCCCGGCTTTCCAGCACAAAAAAAGGATGTCTCAGCAGAGGGATGGAGTCTAGTTTCGCCAAAATCGGACTTGGCAGTGGACTTCCTCATAACCCACGTCTGCTCTCCTTGCAGACTGAACCTGAAAGTGTTGAATTTCTGCAGCTTTTCTTGACCCCGGATTTTTCTTTCTAGTGCACTCTGAAGCATCTGCAACTCTCCCTCCCTGCTTTATCTCTGGA comes from the Rhineura floridana isolate rRhiFlo1 chromosome 7, rRhiFlo1.hap2, whole genome shotgun sequence genome and includes:
- the PHYHIPL gene encoding phytanoyl-CoA hydroxylase-interacting protein-like isoform X2, which encodes MEELPVPHNIKISNITCDSFKISWDMDSKSKERITHYFIDLNKKENKNSNKFKHKDVPTKLVAKAVPLPMTVRGHWFLSPRTEYTVAVQTASKQVDGDYMVSEWSEIIEFCTADYSKVHLTQLLEKAEVIAGRMLKFSVFYRNQHKEYFDYIREQHGSVLQPSVKDNSGSHGSPISGKLEGIFFSCNTEFNTGKPPQDSPYGRYRFEIAAEKLFNPNTNLYFGDFYCMYTAYHYVILVLAPVGSPGDEFCKQRLPQLNLQDNKFLTCTEEDGVMIYHHAQDVILEVIYTDPVDLSLGTVAEITGHQLMSLSTANAKKDPSCKTCNISVGR